In Ectothiorhodospira sp. BSL-9, a single window of DNA contains:
- a CDS encoding bifunctional diguanylate cyclase/phosphodiesterase codes for MDRLGLRITLAIAIPVVAFLIMAGIALGERERIGREMAATGEVAALATEGKALVHALQDERADSVGYLSGLDNEFWYILEEARDATDGLIGPFRERWQQLASGNEGLPPHTLQGRMDEDLRSMAQTRGLVNEQVLHPLEVLPAYDRLIQRLILMVSHTSQAHADAQLTALYNAYRPLLLLKEHAARERALGNAWLGAFHPDRRVFHGFLSSVAIQDLQRQQFMSLAPPGHRDALLELESLPAHQEMLAARAAMINQGSAGRPEHLNVMRWYGITRERVHQLRQMEQDLATEIRAAAARAEREARREFMVLLGIALILLLSTVALSVAIARGLLKRHRERIQAMERVAWLARHDTLTGLPNRSHFTEWLEQRLEAARPGGSFMTLYLMDLQGFSEVNRIWGEAVADQVLVQVTERMRGVLYPDALLARIYGDQFGVVVGPSEPAAGLDAAEGGEAFAQRLLACLDEPFQVGRRRIEMRGNIGVVVCPPFPQHASELLSDAGFAVEYAKSSPRQRYRRFEPRMLERHAALVDMDRDLEKALERGEFQVHYQPKLDLETGRVVSLEALLRWYHPRRGLVSPDEFIPRAETNGTIIEIGDYVLRVACAQMHAWRQSLCPDLTVGVNLATLQLYQADIVARVRQALAESGLPPEALELELTETGLMEDMDAAAEALERLRGLGVSLSVDDFGTGYSSLAYLRRFPLQGLKLDKRFVSDLESSDESRMIASAVLGLARSLSLRSVAEGVETQAQADWLRERGCRLGQGYLYAPDMSPDEFVLWLGQR; via the coding sequence ATGGACAGGCTGGGGCTTCGCATCACATTGGCCATCGCCATCCCGGTGGTGGCCTTTCTCATCATGGCGGGTATCGCCCTGGGTGAGCGCGAGCGCATTGGTCGTGAAATGGCCGCGACCGGGGAGGTGGCCGCCCTCGCCACGGAGGGCAAGGCCCTGGTGCACGCCCTGCAGGATGAACGGGCCGATTCGGTGGGTTATCTCAGTGGTCTGGATAATGAATTCTGGTACATCCTGGAGGAGGCCCGTGACGCCACCGATGGACTGATCGGGCCGTTTCGGGAGCGGTGGCAGCAACTGGCCAGTGGGAATGAGGGCCTGCCGCCACACACCCTGCAGGGCCGGATGGATGAGGATCTGCGCAGCATGGCGCAAACCCGTGGCCTGGTGAACGAGCAGGTGTTGCACCCCCTGGAGGTGCTGCCGGCCTATGACCGACTGATTCAGCGGCTCATCCTGATGGTCTCTCACACCTCTCAAGCGCATGCCGACGCGCAGCTCACGGCGCTCTACAACGCTTACCGTCCCTTGTTGCTCCTCAAGGAGCATGCGGCTCGCGAGCGTGCCCTGGGAAATGCCTGGCTGGGAGCCTTTCATCCCGATCGGCGGGTGTTCCATGGTTTCCTGAGCAGCGTGGCCATTCAGGATCTGCAGCGTCAGCAGTTCATGTCCCTGGCCCCGCCGGGCCACCGTGATGCCCTGCTGGAGCTGGAATCCCTGCCGGCCCATCAGGAAATGCTGGCCGCCCGCGCGGCCATGATCAACCAGGGCTCTGCCGGCAGACCGGAGCATTTGAACGTCATGCGCTGGTATGGCATCACCCGCGAGCGCGTCCATCAATTGCGACAGATGGAACAGGACCTGGCCACCGAGATTCGCGCCGCCGCCGCACGGGCAGAGCGTGAGGCCCGTCGGGAGTTCATGGTCTTGCTGGGGATTGCGCTGATCCTGCTGCTGTCTACGGTGGCCCTTTCGGTGGCCATCGCCCGCGGTCTGCTCAAGCGCCATCGGGAACGTATTCAAGCCATGGAGCGGGTGGCCTGGCTGGCCCGCCACGACACCCTCACGGGCCTTCCTAACCGGAGTCATTTCACCGAGTGGCTGGAACAGCGGCTGGAGGCTGCGCGCCCTGGGGGGAGTTTCATGACCCTTTACCTCATGGATCTGCAGGGATTTTCGGAGGTCAACCGTATCTGGGGTGAAGCTGTCGCGGACCAGGTGCTGGTGCAGGTGACCGAGCGGATGCGTGGGGTGCTGTACCCGGACGCGCTGCTGGCACGCATCTACGGGGATCAGTTCGGCGTGGTGGTAGGGCCCTCTGAGCCCGCGGCGGGTCTGGATGCCGCCGAGGGTGGGGAGGCGTTCGCGCAGCGGTTGCTCGCCTGCCTGGATGAGCCTTTCCAGGTGGGGCGGCGGCGGATCGAAATGCGTGGCAACATCGGTGTGGTGGTCTGCCCGCCCTTTCCTCAGCATGCCTCGGAATTGCTGTCCGACGCCGGCTTTGCGGTGGAATACGCCAAGTCCAGTCCGCGCCAGCGCTACCGTCGCTTCGAACCCAGAATGCTGGAGCGGCATGCGGCCCTGGTGGATATGGATCGGGATCTGGAAAAGGCCCTGGAGCGGGGCGAGTTTCAGGTGCACTATCAGCCCAAGCTGGATCTGGAAACCGGTCGGGTCGTGAGCCTGGAGGCCCTGTTGCGCTGGTATCACCCAAGGCGTGGTCTGGTGTCGCCGGACGAGTTCATCCCCCGGGCCGAGACCAACGGCACCATCATCGAGATCGGTGACTACGTCCTGCGCGTGGCCTGTGCACAGATGCATGCCTGGCGTCAGAGCCTTTGCCCGGACCTGACCGTGGGCGTGAACCTGGCCACCCTGCAACTCTATCAGGCCGATATCGTGGCAAGGGTGCGCCAGGCCCTGGCCGAGTCGGGTCTGCCGCCCGAGGCACTGGAGCTGGAACTGACCGAGACCGGCCTGATGGAGGACATGGACGCCGCCGCCGAGGCCCTGGAACGCCTGAGGGGCCTGGGGGTCAGCCTGTCCGTGGATGACTTTGGCACGGGCTATTCGTCACTGGCCTATCTGCGCCGCTTCCCCTTGCAGGGGTTGAAGCTGGACAAGCGCTTCGTCAGCGACCTGGAATCCAGCGACGAGTCACGCATGATTGCCTCGGCGGTGCTGGGATTGGCCCGAAGCCTGTCCTTGCGTTCCGTGGCCGAGGGTGTGGAAACCCAGGCCCAGGCCGACTGGCTGAGGGAGCGGGGTTGCCGGCTGGGGCAGGGATATCTGTATGCCCCAGACATGTCCCCGGACGAATTCGTCCTCTGGTTGGGGCAGCGGTGA
- a CDS encoding efflux RND transporter periplasmic adaptor subunit: MKAAKLVAPGILALVVVAAAIYLWGWDRSGPPVTAGGGPPAAVPVIVAEVGWREFHTQLQALGTARANEAVDITARITAPVEAIEFTDGMQVRQGQVLVRLAAAEEAAEARERHVGVQEQQRELERIRGLVADRNLPRQRLDEQQSRLSEAQARLEAAQARVRDRVVRAPFDGVVGFRRVSLGALVSPGTIITTLDDISVIKLDFSVPETFLAGVKSGQLIQARAAAFPGERFAGEVTSVDVRVDPVTRAAMARATLPNPDGVLRPGMLLTVTLLKDERRSLSLPEGALLRQADQAYVFVLDDDTVVRREVRTGRRAPGVVEILDGLQPGERVVSEGAVRLRPGARVTVADMAPAAGD, encoded by the coding sequence GTGAAAGCCGCAAAACTCGTTGCCCCGGGCATCCTGGCCCTGGTCGTCGTGGCCGCCGCCATCTATTTGTGGGGGTGGGACCGCTCAGGGCCCCCCGTGACCGCCGGGGGTGGCCCCCCCGCCGCCGTGCCGGTGATCGTTGCGGAGGTGGGCTGGCGTGAGTTTCACACTCAACTCCAGGCCCTGGGTACGGCCCGGGCCAACGAGGCGGTGGACATCACCGCGCGGATCACCGCGCCGGTGGAGGCCATCGAGTTCACGGACGGCATGCAGGTGCGCCAGGGGCAGGTGCTGGTGCGCCTGGCCGCGGCGGAGGAGGCGGCCGAGGCCCGGGAGCGGCATGTGGGGGTGCAGGAACAGCAGCGTGAACTGGAGCGCATCCGGGGGCTGGTGGCCGATCGCAACCTGCCTCGCCAGCGGCTGGATGAGCAGCAATCACGCCTCAGTGAAGCCCAGGCGCGCCTCGAGGCCGCCCAGGCGCGGGTGAGGGACCGGGTGGTGCGGGCGCCCTTCGACGGCGTGGTGGGGTTCCGCAGGGTGAGCCTGGGCGCCCTGGTGAGCCCCGGCACCATCATCACCACACTGGATGACATCAGCGTCATCAAGCTGGATTTCAGCGTGCCCGAAACATTTCTGGCCGGGGTGAAGTCCGGCCAGCTGATCCAGGCCCGTGCCGCCGCCTTCCCCGGTGAGCGCTTCGCCGGCGAAGTCACCAGCGTGGATGTGCGCGTGGACCCGGTCACGCGGGCCGCCATGGCCCGGGCCACCCTGCCCAACCCCGACGGTGTCCTGCGTCCTGGCATGCTGCTCACCGTGACGCTGCTCAAGGACGAGCGCCGCTCCCTGAGTCTGCCTGAAGGGGCCCTGCTGCGGCAGGCCGATCAGGCCTATGTGTTCGTGCTGGATGATGACACGGTGGTGCGTCGCGAGGTGCGCACCGGCCGACGTGCGCCGGGGGTGGTGGAGATCCTGGACGGGTTGCAGCCCGGCGAACGCGTGGTGAGCGAGGGTGCGGTGCGGCTGCGACCGGGTGCCCGGGTCACCGTGGCTGACATGGCACCGGCCGCCGGAGACTGA
- a CDS encoding efflux RND transporter permease subunit → MILSDVANRRPVLAVVLSLLLITLGILSFDRLALREYPDINPPVVTVQTQYPGANAAIIESRITQRLEDRVSGIEGIKWISSQSMDGQSQITIEFNLSRDIDAAANDVREAVGRVLGQLPDEADPPQVFKADTNADPIMWLNLASDTLDGLELTDYAERYLVDRLSTVEGVALIRIGGAKRYAMRIWLDREALAARGLTVDDVEQALRRENVELPAGRVESVDQEFTVRLARGYRDAEDFSGMVIRRGADGHLVRLGEVARVQVGPENDRTELRGNGEDMVGLGVIQQSTANTLAVSRAVRAEVDRINPTLPDGLRLAMSYDTSVFIDGAIKEVFITLFIAMSVVILVIYLFLGSVRAMLVPAVTVPVSLTASFTVLFALGFSVNLLTLLALVLAIGLVVDDAIVVLENIHRRIEAGEPPLLAAYRGTRQVGFAVVATTLVLISVFVPLAFLEGNIGRLFTEFALAMAAAVAFSSIVALTLSPVMCARLIRRDTQKTGLNRHMAQGFERLGRFYARLLRGSLKWPLVTGLAMVVMFVAIVLLIEKIPNEYAPREDRGAFFVLVDGPEGASYEYMQAQMRQVEARMLPLLESGEAMRVLARTPRGFGNADVVNNGFGIIVLEHWNQRERSAWEIMDSLSAQLREIPGVRTITVMRQGLGGRRVGQPVQFVIGGPDYDELVQWRDIMLERAAENPGLRGLDSDFKETKPQLLVTVDRDRAADLGVSFETIGRTLETVMGSRRVTTYIDRGEEYDVILEGDREQRRTPDDIRNVHVRSEISGELIPLSNMVSFVEQADAASLNRYNRMRAITLTAGLAPDYTLGEALDYLDALAMEVLPATARIDYKGESLEYQEVGGAVLFIFVLALVVVFLVLSGQFESFVQPLVILTTVPLAVVGALLGLWLTGQSLNIYSQIGIVMLIGLAAKNGILIVEFTNQLRDAGQAFSEALVEAARIRLRPVLMTAVTTVMGTLPLIMASGPGSESRFVIGTVVFSGVLFATLFTLFVVPVAYQTLARRTGSPGDTGRRIDALDHQHGPAEV, encoded by the coding sequence ATGATCCTCTCCGATGTGGCCAATCGCCGCCCCGTGCTGGCCGTGGTGCTCAGTCTGCTCCTGATCACCCTGGGGATTCTCTCCTTCGATCGCCTGGCCCTGCGGGAATATCCGGACATCAATCCCCCGGTGGTCACGGTGCAGACCCAGTATCCGGGTGCCAATGCCGCCATCATCGAAAGCCGCATCACCCAGCGCCTGGAGGATCGGGTGAGCGGCATCGAGGGCATCAAGTGGATTTCTTCCCAGAGCATGGACGGGCAGTCGCAGATCACCATTGAATTCAATCTGAGCCGGGACATCGACGCCGCCGCCAACGATGTGCGTGAGGCGGTGGGTCGGGTGCTGGGGCAGTTGCCCGACGAGGCGGACCCACCCCAGGTGTTCAAGGCCGATACCAATGCCGATCCCATCATGTGGCTCAACCTGGCCAGTGACACCCTGGATGGGCTGGAACTGACCGACTACGCCGAGCGCTATCTGGTGGATCGACTCTCCACGGTGGAAGGGGTGGCGCTGATCCGTATTGGCGGTGCCAAGCGTTATGCCATGCGCATCTGGCTGGACCGGGAGGCGCTGGCTGCTCGTGGGCTCACCGTGGACGATGTGGAACAGGCCCTGCGCCGGGAAAACGTGGAACTGCCGGCGGGACGGGTGGAATCGGTGGACCAGGAATTCACCGTGCGCCTGGCCCGGGGATACCGGGATGCGGAGGACTTCTCCGGCATGGTGATCCGCCGGGGTGCCGATGGGCATCTGGTGCGTCTGGGGGAGGTGGCCCGGGTGCAGGTGGGCCCGGAAAATGATCGCACCGAGCTGCGGGGCAATGGTGAGGACATGGTGGGGCTGGGGGTGATCCAGCAATCCACGGCCAATACCCTGGCGGTGTCGCGGGCGGTACGTGCCGAGGTGGACCGAATCAATCCCACCCTGCCCGATGGGCTGCGTCTGGCCATGAGCTATGACACCTCGGTGTTCATCGACGGGGCCATCAAGGAGGTCTTCATCACCCTGTTCATCGCCATGAGCGTGGTGATCCTGGTGATCTACCTCTTCCTGGGCAGCGTACGCGCCATGCTGGTGCCTGCAGTCACCGTGCCGGTGTCCCTCACGGCCTCGTTCACCGTGCTGTTCGCCCTGGGTTTTTCCGTGAATCTGCTGACCCTGCTGGCGCTGGTGCTGGCCATTGGCCTGGTGGTGGACGATGCCATTGTTGTGCTGGAGAACATCCATCGCCGCATCGAGGCGGGGGAGCCTCCATTGCTGGCGGCCTACCGGGGGACGCGTCAGGTGGGGTTTGCCGTGGTGGCCACCACCCTGGTGCTGATCTCCGTGTTCGTGCCCCTGGCCTTTCTGGAGGGCAACATCGGCCGGCTGTTCACCGAGTTTGCCCTGGCCATGGCGGCGGCGGTGGCCTTCTCCAGCATCGTGGCCCTGACGCTTTCACCGGTGATGTGCGCCCGACTGATCCGCAGGGACACCCAGAAGACGGGATTGAACCGGCACATGGCCCAGGGCTTTGAGCGGCTGGGCCGGTTCTATGCCCGGCTGCTGCGCGGGTCCCTCAAATGGCCATTGGTCACCGGCCTGGCCATGGTGGTCATGTTCGTGGCCATCGTCCTGCTCATCGAGAAGATTCCCAACGAGTATGCCCCCCGGGAGGATCGGGGGGCCTTCTTCGTGCTGGTGGATGGCCCGGAAGGGGCCAGTTACGAGTACATGCAGGCGCAGATGCGGCAGGTGGAGGCGCGCATGCTGCCCCTGCTGGAGTCCGGCGAGGCCATGCGGGTGCTGGCCCGCACGCCCCGGGGCTTTGGCAACGCCGATGTGGTGAACAACGGGTTCGGCATCATCGTGCTGGAGCACTGGAACCAGCGGGAGCGCTCCGCCTGGGAGATCATGGACAGCCTCTCGGCCCAACTGCGGGAGATCCCCGGGGTGCGCACCATCACGGTGATGCGTCAGGGGCTGGGTGGCCGCCGGGTCGGTCAGCCGGTGCAGTTCGTCATCGGCGGGCCTGACTACGACGAGCTGGTGCAATGGCGTGACATCATGCTGGAGCGGGCGGCGGAAAACCCGGGCCTGCGGGGGCTGGATTCGGACTTCAAGGAGACCAAGCCGCAGTTGCTGGTCACCGTCGACCGGGATCGGGCGGCGGATCTGGGGGTGTCCTTCGAGACCATCGGTCGCACCCTGGAGACGGTCATGGGGTCGCGCCGGGTCACCACCTATATCGACCGGGGCGAGGAGTATGACGTGATCCTGGAGGGGGACCGGGAACAGCGCCGCACACCGGATGACATCCGCAATGTGCATGTGCGGTCAGAGATCAGCGGCGAGCTGATTCCGCTGTCGAACATGGTGAGCTTCGTGGAACAGGCGGATGCCGCCAGCCTCAATCGCTACAACCGCATGCGGGCCATCACCCTCACCGCCGGCCTGGCGCCGGATTACACCCTGGGTGAGGCCCTTGATTATCTGGACGCCCTGGCGATGGAGGTGCTGCCGGCCACGGCGCGTATCGATTACAAGGGGGAGTCGCTGGAATACCAGGAGGTGGGCGGGGCCGTGCTGTTCATCTTCGTGCTGGCGCTGGTGGTGGTGTTTCTGGTTCTGTCGGGACAGTTCGAGAGCTTTGTGCAGCCCCTGGTGATCCTGACCACCGTGCCCCTGGCGGTGGTCGGGGCATTGCTGGGTCTGTGGCTGACCGGGCAGAGTCTCAATATCTACAGTCAGATCGGCATTGTCATGCTCATTGGTCTGGCCGCCAAGAACGGCATCCTGATCGTGGAATTCACCAACCAGCTGCGGGATGCGGGGCAGGCCTTCAGCGAGGCCCTGGTGGAGGCGGCCCGCATTCGTTTGCGGCCTGTGCTGATGACGGCGGTGACCACGGTGATGGGCACGCTGCCACTCATCATGGCCAGTGGCCCGGGGTCGGAGAGTCGGTTCGTGATCGGTACGGTGGTGTTTTCCGGGGTGTTGTTCGCGACCCTGTTCACCCTGTTCGTGGTGCCGGTGGCCTACCAGACCCTGGCCCGACGCACGGGTTCGCCCGGTGATACCGGCCGTCGCATTGATGCCCTCGATCATCAACACGGGCCGGCGGAGGTCTGA
- a CDS encoding LON peptidase substrate-binding domain-containing protein encodes MELPLFPLNTVLFPGGVLPLRIFETRYIDMVRQCMRTESPFGVCLIREGPEVAGTAQVHTMGTWGRIVDWDRRADGLLGITVMGESRFRVETTWARKDHLLMGEVEAVEWPPEVGLPEEFLPLSGLLQRLVEQLPPPYGLLHGHYDQAGWVGARLAELMPLDLKEKQAMLEMDDHLARLFRLRDAMMGLQLQP; translated from the coding sequence ATGGAACTGCCGCTGTTTCCGCTCAACACGGTGCTCTTCCCGGGCGGCGTGTTGCCGCTGCGGATCTTCGAGACCCGCTACATCGACATGGTGCGCCAGTGCATGCGTACCGAGAGTCCCTTTGGTGTCTGTCTGATCCGCGAGGGGCCGGAGGTGGCCGGGACGGCTCAGGTGCACACCATGGGCACCTGGGGGCGCATTGTCGATTGGGATCGCCGCGCCGACGGATTGCTGGGGATCACGGTGATGGGTGAGAGCCGTTTCCGGGTGGAGACCACCTGGGCCCGCAAGGACCATCTGCTCATGGGGGAGGTGGAAGCAGTGGAGTGGCCACCTGAAGTCGGGCTGCCGGAGGAGTTTCTGCCCCTGTCGGGCCTGCTTCAGCGCCTGGTGGAACAGTTGCCGCCGCCTTATGGGTTGCTGCATGGGCATTATGATCAGGCCGGCTGGGTGGGTGCCCGTCTGGCGGAGTTGATGCCCCTGGATCTGAAGGAAAAACAGGCCATGCTGGAGATGGATGATCACCTGGCCCGCCTGTTCCGCCTGCGTGATGCCATGATGGGGTTGCAACTGCAGCCCTGA
- a CDS encoding sulfite exporter TauE/SafE family protein — MWDIVAYLALGAFTGVVAGLLGVGGGLIIVPVLVWLFTRQQVDSGIITHLAIGTSLATIIPTAIASTLAHHRHGAVQWQVIRQMAPGVMLGALAGATLAEFMSAVMLRQVFGVFEILMGLYLLMSLPPRPGRRLPGPAVLNTGGGMIGGVSALLGIGGGTLMVPFMVWFNIHLRQAIATAAATGLPIALAGTAGFMIHGWGHAALPAFSSGYVHWPAFAGIALAAFFTARVGAWLTHRLPVKLVRRVFALLLIGLGLRMIGVGG, encoded by the coding sequence ATGTGGGATATCGTCGCCTACCTGGCACTGGGAGCCTTCACCGGCGTGGTGGCGGGCCTCCTGGGGGTGGGCGGCGGCCTGATCATCGTGCCGGTGCTGGTGTGGCTGTTCACACGCCAGCAGGTGGACAGTGGCATCATCACCCACCTGGCCATCGGCACCTCCCTGGCCACCATCATCCCCACCGCCATCGCCTCCACCCTGGCGCATCATCGTCACGGCGCCGTACAGTGGCAGGTGATCCGGCAGATGGCGCCCGGCGTCATGCTCGGCGCCCTGGCCGGGGCCACTCTGGCAGAATTCATGAGCGCCGTCATGCTGCGTCAGGTCTTCGGGGTGTTCGAGATCCTGATGGGGCTTTATCTGCTCATGAGCCTGCCGCCAAGACCGGGCAGACGGCTACCCGGACCTGCCGTGCTCAACACCGGCGGTGGGATGATCGGTGGGGTGTCGGCCCTGCTGGGCATTGGCGGCGGCACCCTGATGGTGCCCTTCATGGTGTGGTTCAATATCCATCTGCGCCAGGCCATCGCCACCGCCGCAGCTACCGGCCTGCCCATCGCCCTGGCGGGCACTGCCGGATTCATGATTCACGGCTGGGGGCACGCCGCGCTACCCGCCTTCAGCAGTGGTTATGTGCACTGGCCGGCCTTTGCCGGCATCGCCTTAGCGGCCTTTTTCACTGCCCGCGTCGGCGCCTGGCTTACTCACCGCCTGCCGGTGAAACTCGTGCGGCGGGTGTTTGCCCTGCTGCTGATCGGGCTGGGCTTGAGGATGATCGGGGTCGGGGGCTGA
- a CDS encoding flavin prenyltransferase UbiX, translated as MTGASGAQYGLRLLQCLLDAGVRVYLMVSRPAQVVLSMETDLSLPGRPREMERFLSERFGAAPGQLQVFDREQWTAPVASGSSPPDAMVICPCTTATLAAVSGGASRSLIERAADVALKERRRLVLVVRETPFSEIHLEHMLRLSRMGAVILPANPAFYHRPQSVDDLVDFIVSRVLDHLGVPNALVRRWGQDADHDTGREAGGVE; from the coding sequence ATGACCGGCGCATCCGGTGCCCAATATGGCCTGCGTCTGTTGCAATGCCTGCTGGATGCGGGTGTGCGGGTCTATCTCATGGTGTCCCGGCCCGCCCAGGTGGTGTTGAGCATGGAAACGGATCTGTCACTGCCGGGCAGACCCCGGGAGATGGAGCGCTTTCTCTCGGAACGTTTCGGAGCCGCTCCGGGGCAGTTGCAGGTCTTTGACCGGGAGCAGTGGACCGCCCCGGTAGCCAGTGGCTCTTCCCCACCCGATGCCATGGTGATCTGCCCCTGTACCACGGCCACCCTGGCGGCCGTGTCGGGCGGTGCCAGTCGCTCCCTGATCGAGCGCGCCGCCGACGTGGCCCTGAAGGAGCGTCGCCGGCTGGTGCTGGTGGTGCGCGAGACGCCCTTCTCGGAGATTCATCTGGAACACATGCTGCGGCTGAGCCGCATGGGGGCCGTGATCCTGCCCGCCAATCCCGCCTTCTATCATCGGCCGCAGAGTGTGGATGACCTGGTGGATTTCATTGTCTCCCGGGTGCTGGATCATCTGGGGGTGCCCAACGCCCTGGTCCGCCGTTGGGGGCAGGATGCCGACCATGATACGGGCCGCGAGGCCGGGGGAGTGGAGTGA
- a CDS encoding heavy-metal-associated domain-containing protein, whose translation MNSEVPMTRIHITGMSCGHCEASVEKALAAVPGVDQVVRVDRQREEAVVEGPAAAQALEEAIIRLGFQARVME comes from the coding sequence ATGAATAGCGAGGTGCCCATGACCCGGATACACATCACTGGAATGAGTTGCGGCCATTGCGAGGCCAGCGTGGAAAAGGCCCTGGCGGCCGTGCCTGGTGTGGACCAGGTGGTGCGAGTGGACCGCCAGCGGGAGGAGGCGGTGGTGGAGGGGCCAGCCGCCGCCCAGGCCCTGGAGGAGGCCATCATCCGTCTGGGTTTTCAGGCAAGGGTGATGGAATAA
- a CDS encoding co-chaperone YbbN yields the protein MAVIDITQDRLEAAIRDSGTLILDFWAPWCAPCRAFAPIFEEASEQFPDVVFGKVNTEEEQQLAALFQIRSIPTLMIFREQIIVFNQPGMLSASQLNEVLEKVAALDMDDVRSKMETGPEPGEGQG from the coding sequence ATGGCCGTCATTGATATTACCCAGGACCGCCTGGAGGCCGCGATCCGTGACAGCGGCACGCTGATCCTGGATTTCTGGGCCCCCTGGTGCGCCCCGTGCCGGGCCTTTGCCCCCATCTTCGAGGAGGCCTCCGAGCAGTTCCCCGACGTGGTGTTCGGCAAGGTGAACACCGAAGAGGAGCAGCAACTGGCGGCCTTGTTCCAGATCCGCTCCATCCCCACCCTGATGATCTTTCGAGAACAGATCATCGTCTTCAACCAGCCGGGCATGCTCTCGGCCAGTCAGCTCAATGAGGTATTGGAGAAGGTGGCCGCGCTGGACATGGATGACGTGCGCAGCAAGATGGAAACCGGACCAGAGCCCGGCGAAGGTCAGGGCTGA
- the hemL gene encoding glutamate-1-semialdehyde 2,1-aminomutase — translation MTKSHDLFQAAQKHIPGGVNSPVRAFKGVGGDPVFVERAQGAYMYDADGKRYIDYVGSWGPMIVGHAHPEVIAAVREAALNGLSFGAPTAIETEMADRVCELVPSMEMVRMTSSGSEATMSAIRLARGFTGRDKILKFEGCYHGHSDSLLVKAGSGALTLGVPNSPGVPASLAEHTLTVSFNDIEQVREVFSQYGNEIACIIVEPVAGNMNCVPPAPGFLEGLRSVCDDHGALLIFDEVMTGFRVALGCAQALYNVKPDLTTLGKVIGGGMPVGAVGGRRQVMEYMSPLGPVYQAGTLSGNPIAMTAGLKTLEILSAPGFHDDLAAKTETLVNGILDEAKKAGVPMTANRVGGMFGLFFTDQPQVGNFQEVGRCDTERFGKFFHAMLDKGVYLAPSAFEAGFLSAAHSAEDLEETIRKAGEVLQSL, via the coding sequence ATGACAAAATCCCACGATCTCTTCCAGGCAGCCCAGAAGCACATCCCCGGTGGCGTCAACTCGCCGGTCCGCGCCTTCAAGGGCGTCGGTGGCGACCCCGTCTTCGTCGAACGTGCCCAGGGCGCCTACATGTACGACGCCGACGGCAAACGCTACATCGACTACGTCGGTTCCTGGGGTCCGATGATCGTCGGCCACGCCCACCCGGAAGTCATCGCCGCAGTGCGTGAAGCCGCTCTCAACGGCCTGTCCTTCGGCGCACCCACCGCCATCGAGACGGAAATGGCCGACCGGGTCTGCGAACTGGTGCCATCCATGGAGATGGTGCGCATGACCAGCTCCGGCTCGGAAGCCACCATGAGCGCCATCCGCCTGGCACGCGGTTTCACCGGGCGGGACAAGATCCTCAAGTTCGAGGGTTGCTATCACGGCCACAGCGATTCACTGCTGGTAAAGGCCGGCTCCGGGGCCCTGACCCTGGGCGTGCCCAACTCCCCCGGCGTACCCGCCTCCCTGGCGGAACACACCCTCACGGTGAGCTTCAACGACATCGAGCAGGTGCGGGAAGTCTTCTCCCAGTACGGCAACGAGATCGCCTGCATCATCGTGGAACCGGTGGCCGGCAACATGAACTGCGTGCCACCAGCGCCGGGCTTCCTGGAAGGCCTGCGCAGCGTCTGTGACGACCACGGTGCCCTGCTGATCTTCGACGAAGTGATGACCGGCTTCCGTGTGGCACTGGGCTGCGCCCAGGCCCTGTACAACGTCAAGCCCGACCTGACCACCCTGGGTAAGGTCATCGGCGGCGGCATGCCGGTGGGTGCCGTGGGCGGTCGTCGCCAGGTGATGGAATACATGTCACCGCTGGGCCCCGTGTACCAGGCGGGCACGCTCTCCGGTAACCCCATCGCCATGACGGCGGGCCTGAAGACCCTGGAGATCCTCTCCGCACCGGGTTTCCACGACGATCTGGCCGCCAAGACGGAAACCCTGGTCAATGGCATCCTGGATGAGGCGAAGAAGGCCGGCGTCCCCATGACCGCCAATCGCGTGGGCGGCATGTTCGGTCTGTTCTTCACCGATCAGCCCCAGGTGGGCAACTTCCAGGAAGTGGGGCGTTGCGACACGGAGCGCTTCGGCAAGTTCTTCCATGCCATGCTGGACAAGGGCGTTTACCTGGCACCCTCTGCCTTCGAGGCCGGCTTCCTCTCTGCCGCCCACAGCGCCGAGGACCTGGAAGAAACCATCCGCAAGGCGGGCGAAGTGCTGCAAAGCCTTTAA